tgacaaattttttcatggaaacttagatcatacaccaccagtataatttggggtctcattttttagctgattttgcagtttgtgtgtttgactgaaattatttttcttgcatcaaacatgacccccacttttcttttgatttttagttaacactgacaatattcttcaagaaaatgtaagttacagaaatttaaaatgggtcctgatgtgtgctgtggtcattggaaataggtcagttttatatagaataaagaacaacaattatttagtgtgttataaccttttagATGAGGAAGAGAAATACCTATTTGCAAAACATGTAAACTTATCAAACAGAAATCGAGCtaaatgatttcatgaaaatgatCATCTTAACTCCTGAAgtcaataaaaattaaagtcGATATAAAAAGTCAGCAAATATGCATAAATTCAAGAAATTATAGCGCAATCTTAGGCTGATTTCAATACTTTTCCCACCATGTAAAGACGTGAGGTCAGTATGGGCGGAGGGAGGGGACGGGTCACTAACAAACACGATAAATACTTTGTTCTATAGGTCATTGACTTTTAGCCTAACCAGATATATACCGAGTCTTCACAGAAATATAGAAGATCACCATGTACCAACCTTTTAAACCAGTAAAAGCACTAAGATATTGTTAGAGGTTTAAATGACAAGTTACGACAAGCACGATCCTTTAGTTAAGGTTTTCTTCCTTCTTCAAATAGACGACATACGAAAAGTCAGGTAAGCTGACGTCACAATCTAAAAATCAATATGATTAAATCTTACAGTTAATTTTCGATCCACTTATATTGTATACTTAACAAACATAAAACAGTCGCGATAAATACAGAACCTCGGGTCACGATTATCAGTATATACCCATGTAGAGCGAGTTAAAAAAAGTTTGGATTAAGCTTATGTAAAACGCAATAGTTACATCAAtggaataaaaatatataattgttagTTTTTACATATAGACAGAAAaggaaatattaacaaaatgtatttattgaaaaggatacaaacatttatttcagtTGTAATCGGAGTGATTGTATATCATGGTAGGTATATAACcaaaactttgactttgaaatttttatatacGGACTATATATACGGACTATATAGTATGATCTATGTTACCAATAGAAAAATAGATATTGGAAGAGTTTTTTTTACGTAAACTGTAAGtttatgataataattgtattttaGTATAAATGTGTAAGACCGTTTTTTTTTTGCGTATTTTTGTAATTATGGTTTGTGTGTTGtgttcttatatatatattttggctCAGTTTTTAAGCTAGCGGTTTTGAAGAAAAAGAGTTTTGCAATAACACTTCAATGTTTTGAAATGCTGCCGAAAGAAATGCATAGCTcataacatgtttttgtttttgttttgtgccTGATTTAGTCATTCAGAACACCATTTGACGCAAattatgatttgttttcataataatatGCAAGGTATTGGTGTTGCAATGCAGTTAGTTATGCAAGCGTGTTATATATGCCTTCCTTGATATTCTTAAATACTATAAAAATCAATTCCAAGTTATCAAAGTTATAATAAGAATATATCTTAGTGTGACAAGGTTGTCAAACACGTTCATTCAAGTTACACGAGTTTAGCAACATATTAAGATTTTTCCCTCATTTTAGTTAAGTGTGGATCAACTGTATGGTGCATGTTATCATATAAAACTCATTCATTATGGCTTTGTCAATAAACGCACGTACTTGTCTATTTTAATGTTTCAGGACACACAGTATTGGGTAATCACCGGGATGTGTGTGACGTGTACGGACAGACATACACATACTGTGATCACGGTTACCACTGCTGTAATGATAATACCGAATGTTGGTGAGCGAtcattattttatatcttttatatcaCTGTCAGTGAAAAAAGCAAGGACATTGGTTCAAGGAAATAGaaataaagaaagaataaaaacaacatcaacaaaaggatagaaaaaaaaaaacaacatctccCTTATATCTACAGCAGCATCGGCGCATTTGTGACAATGAAATACTGAATAACCACGAGTTTAGGGGTTCTCAATGTACCTTtaacaagaaagaaaaatgaaataacaaagacTACCAAAATATTGATACAAACCCAAATAATACGATACTGATACGAAATAACAAGAACCATTAAAACTTCTAAATTAAGTGTCCGAAACCAGACGAAATGGGATCGAAATATCAGAAGTATTGCGTTTGATCCGGTAAAAAGGCTTGGAAAATCcctatgaaaaacaacaacaacaacaacaatacatttCTTGAATAATGTATTTATAGAAACGgtatttttgtaagaaagctGACTTTTATTTTGAACACTAAACTTCTTCCTAAACACtagaaatcatttattttcatggGAATAAAAATTCGTGGTTATGGCCAAAACGGCCACTTTTTTTGGGGCCACCGTGAATTCGTGGATACCTTAGATAAAATATTAGATATATAGAATTTCTTATGTTCGCTGGGACTTGATTTCGCGGACTGACACAACCACAGAGTacacgaaaattagtccctccATTAAAGTTAATGATATTTACAGTACTACATACCAGTCACATTTAATATCTTTATGAGtaaaaatgttcacttttttcAGCGCTGACGGCCTGTCCGCCGGTACGGTGGTCGGCATTGTGTTTGCAGTTCTGTTTGTGATTTCAATTTGTGTGGTCTGTGCTATCTTagtcacaaaaaagaaaaagtttagacCAAATCAACTTGTACGACCAGGTAATcaacaaaatataaatagtaaGTTATTTTCCTTAACCAAATGTACTGTTGCTGTGCTATCAATATGGTGTAACATTTGGGTCGAATGTCTTCTTTGCTAGCGTGCatatttcaaaagcatgcatGCACGAGTAACTATATACATGCAGGTATGCATATGATATTTATACGTGCACGTGAAATATGTAGGCGCACGCATATATGGGCGTGCACGagaaatatatatgtgtgtgtccATATAACTACGCGTATACTTGGACGTATATATTTGCCCGATGCACTTGTTGATGTATAGGTGTACGCGTATATACAGCCGGGCGTCCATATGTGCGCGCACTTAAACGTAgcacgtatatatttacgcgtgcacgcatTCTTTTACACCATACTAAGCTGAAGCCATGTATTTTTGACTGATATATTCCACTTATTGTTGGcatttgatttattaaaatattcacCGTGGGAATACTGATTAAAGCTGAAACGGCTAGTAAACAGGAGATTGACCTTTATTTGGCAGTTATACTGTATTTTTTTCCATATGATTAAAGGTAGTTCGATTAGATATTTGTAGATTAATTGTGCCTTTCATTTTCAGTATCAACAGTTGGTCAATCAAACAACATGTATTCAGGATTTGGAACACAACCGCGTGGACAAAATTACCTTAACGGTCAGTTTTACCCATATGGACAGCCACCGTGTGGGCAACCGGTGCCTTATGGACAAGGCCCAGTACAGCCACCGCCGTACAGTCAAAACGATACGTCAGCTTATCCTCCACCGCCGGAGTATAAACTAGAACCCTAACAACGGACAATCAAAAAtcatatctttatttctttaaggtagtggacctgtgatgacactcggcaatttctgATGATCACGTACTCCCGCGATGCAAATCGGCATTCCTCGGGAACGCAAACACGACTTTCCGTAAAAAACCGGGGTGTGCCGAAATTGCATGCTGATAATACGCAAGTTGCAAAGTATTATTATGGCTTCGCTACCTTAATATACCTTATCTGTGATAAACCGATTtaagaatttgatttttttccgcTAAATACTAGTACTTGCAAATTATTGTCAACCAGAATATTGACTTTCGTAAAGGGGCTAAATCATTTGTGGCCCCTTTTCAGGTGCCTTCAATTATTGTTGTGTTTGTTTTACTCATTATTTCTCATTACGcatcaatagaaaaaatatgacaatttaaaatatctttttgttcAGTTTCGACCAATCTTCGAATGAGATTTTACCCAGGTATAGGAATATTTGTACCTTTCTTTTCTGATAAAAAGCAAACTAAGTTCAAGCTAGACTTTCCTCGTACATTACTGAACGTTCGTCAGCCTTCAAGAAAGATGACTTCTTTGTTCTCTACACGACAATCAAAGTTCATATTTGTTTCCGCCATCCATTTACGCATTTAATGGTTTTGAACTCGCATATTATTTGTATGGATAGTATTTGTATGGAACAGTgtctttcatttaaataaaaagaattattgtTTTGTACTGTTATTTTGTATTGTACTCGAGTTTTCTCATACTtgttcaataattttcttttgtgtTTAGTAATAGGTTTATTCCATTTATTAGATCCAGTGCTATAGGAGCTTTGCAAAACCGTTTAAAAATGCAGGCATAGTGTCTCTCTGATAAAGCACCCGCCGcactaaaatactaaaaaaaaaatcgtacaaACCCGGATATTATCGTGCACCTTATTTATCTTTGGTAGAGACAGAGACAGAAAAATGACAACATCTATCAACACGCTAAAAACGTAAATTGTTCTGTGTTGGTACCCAGCCCTATTGAGACTGGAATCAAAATCTGATTTTCTGTCATCTTAAGGATTGGTTCTCGTTTTTTCACCCCACTCAGAGTAAGCACAGAATGTCCAATGTGCGGTGTATTTCAATgggtaaatgaaataaaaaaaatatatatacaatgtatgttgACGATATGTTTTTCGTTAATATGGCAGCGTCAGCTGCTCGCTTCGTTAGGACCACCATTATTACCAATATGCAGTGCAAAAGGGGCGAAACAGGATTGTCCTAAAAGAACACAGTATGCATCCACCAGAGGTTCACTTATTGATTTGACTGTTATCTAATTTATTCAAATGTGGCTATGCTGgatgtaaaacatttaaatgccAAAACCAATATTTAACTCCTTTGGTAAACAGACGGATATAGCGTTTTAATATATGTTTGAACTATTTATATTTCACTGATCGCAAACGAAACAGTACAGTATAAAGGCTTAATGACACCCACTTTAATTATATTTAGCCCATGTGTACAACAGATGCATCATTTATCTAAATTGGCAAACTGCAACACCAAAACGTACTAAAATGAGATTCAGGTAAGTTTAATGGTACTTGGACGTAAATAAAAAGTCACTGAAAAATACTTTAGACAAAGGACTCTTAATAGCATTTTCATTAACCATATTTCGAAAATTGCCTCCATTCGAGAAAgcaaaaataccaaaatgtttcGCTCGTTGCCAAGATCTACGAAATATTTACCTAAAATGCTTAccttaaataatcattttaaacaaattacgtgttttcaatattttcatagcTTTTAAAAACAACCATTTTATAACAGACCCCGTAAGGATTTACATAATCTATAAAAAAGAAGTCTGCAAATGTATTATTCAACAtcttttagcaaaaaaaaaaaattaaaaaaatacacgtATCTGAAGATCTAAGCTACTTGTATGGATTCAACAGGGCAATGGTGTCTATTTAAGTTTCCTGAAACTTAATGGTGTCTATTTCAGTTTCCTGAAACTTAGTGGGTCGTTCACATTTGAAATTTATAGACGGAAAAAAAACTtcggaaacaaaacaaaacgttttCAAAAAACTCATGTTTATGGCACGCCAGTTGTCCAATAATttatgttcacggtcgtaaaatTAGGACTAACAATCGacaaactaggtttttcaaactaacctatatttttgagcgaaaacaagataacgggcgtaaaccatagtttatgttcgataaactaggtttctcgattgaactatgaatttcgatCGTTATCTTATGTTTACGAGCATGTACCatagtttacggtcgtaaacttAAGTTTACGAATGTGGATCTacgtttacgacgttatcctgttttcgcccccccccccccacaactgtaagagctacagctttgaaacacTGCTCACTTGTTCTCGTTTTAAAAAACTCATTCCAATATGATCTTGAGATGAGTAAGTACACCAATTACGATAACTCTaacttacattttgtcaaaattataaccCTTTTGGAACTTAGAAAacctgaactataactcttttcttacatattgcaCAACACTTGCAGACGACCGATGGAACCCtttaggcggtgctcttgtactAACAATCAGTGTGATCTTGACAGTTCATGCACTCAAAATCAACACGGTTCAACCAATACCTAAGAACAATGTGCCCGACAAGTAAGAGGACTTTAGATCAATGGACCGTCTAAATATTTAAGTAAACCGTTTTTGTAGTAACAGACTCTGTGGCACTGTGACCTCGACCAATAACCACATGACCTTAAAATCTATACGGACCATCCATTGTCCGTGGGCAAGGTACCTGACAAGTAACAATACTAGTATCTTGGGTCAAGGTGTCCTCAAGATACCAAGCCGAAAATTGACTTTGCAATAACTGTCAATGTGATCTTCACTTTTGACTCATTTCCCTTAGAGTAAATAGGATTATCCACTACCCATGGACATTTGAGGATCATAGGCCAAAGGTTTCTCAAGATTTTGAGCCGAACACGTTTTTGTACTAacagtcattgtgaccttgatctttaacccaCTTATCTCAAACTCAATATGGTCTGTACAATGCGCATCAAGTTTAAGGCTCATAGATCAAAGCATTCTTAAATTGATGAACAGAATTTGTTTTGAAACAAGTCACTGCGACCTTTACTTTTGGCCacctgatcttaaaatcaatagggatcatgcAATTCCCGTGAGCAAGGTACATATTAAGTATGAGGATCATAGGTCAAAGCATTCCTAAACTACTAAGCAGGGACAGACGACCTCTGCCATCACTTATCACGCCCCTTCAAGCATATGAAAATCATGACCTGAAATGCTTTTTTCAACCAGCGGGTGAAAAACTACAAAAATTGTAATATGAATTTTGACAGCTGTATTCCAAGCATATACAAGTTACTGTCCCTTTCACTGACCCCAAACCGGTAAGGTCATCTGCTTGCAAGAGGCAATTATCTTTCGACACCTACCAGTCTCAGACCAAAGCTATCCCGAACCAAAATTGTGGCTTTCTTAATCAAAGGCCCTGTGGGGCTATGTGTTAGTTGTCTGAGGAAGCGCATGATGACATGAAGGCCGTGGGCACTTTGAGGGCAATTAACACATGTCATAATCATGCAGTAATGTCTTTAATACCTAGTCACATTTTCTCAGCAGGCAATCGCGACTAATCGACTTTAGCATGGAACCGGTTTAGTAAAGAGATGACGTCATACAAAATCAACATATCGACATGCAGTGTTTGTACAGAGTAAAATATTGCAGACACTAACAATAGTATTGTCTTCTTCATGTGTCTTAAAATCATTAGATATTATATTAACGTTCCGACACACAGACAAATACGATGAATTAAACAGCTTGGCTGTTTGAACACGAACACATGGACACACTTCTTCAATTGAAATGAAACTGTAGATAGCCATGATAGGATAATATTACGGTGGAAACTGTTTTATTGTTAATGAGTGCTGTATTTCTCCGGGAATTGTTTGGAGAAGAACTCTGCAAGACTTGTCTTTCGTTCAAAATCGTATCCATCGACTGTATTTGTAAAAGTTGTACGTGTATCGTtgggaataaatattttaaaccagTGGTTATAAATAGCAACGCAAAAAAAACTCATTCGTATCCAA
The genomic region above belongs to Mercenaria mercenaria strain notata chromosome 12, MADL_Memer_1, whole genome shotgun sequence and contains:
- the LOC123534773 gene encoding uncharacterized protein LOC123534773; this encodes MYLLKRIQTFISVVIGVIVYHGHTVLGNHRDVCDVYGQTYTYCDHGYHCCNDNTECCADGLSAGTVVGIVFAVLFVISICVVCAILVTKKKKFRPNQLVRPGNQQNINISTVGQSNNMYSGFGTQPRGQNYLNGQFYPYGQPPCGQPVPYGQGPVQPPPYSQNDTSAYPPPPEYKLEP